The Prionailurus bengalensis isolate Pbe53 chromosome C2, Fcat_Pben_1.1_paternal_pri, whole genome shotgun sequence DNA segment TCTGCCCTCTCGGACTTTGCAGACACCCTCTCTGGCCCCCTGCGAATCCCAAAACCCAATCAGAATGTATTAATCCAGATGGACCTGCCCTTGGTCCCTGGAGATAAGATCCACTGTTTGGACATTCTTTTTGCCTTCACTAAGAATGTTCTGGGAGAATCTGGGGAGTTGGATTCTCTGAAGGCAAACATTGAAGAGAAGTTTATGGCAACTAATGTTTCAAAAGCATCTTATGAACCAATAGCAACCACCCTCCGGTGGAAGCAAGAAGACATTTCAGCTACTGTCATTCAAAAGGCCTATCGGAGCTATGTGCTGCACCGCTCCAAGACAATCTCCAGCCCTCCAGGTGTGCCCAGGGCTGAGGAGGAGGCTGTGTCACCCCAAGATGAAGCCTTTGTTGGATTCATGGCAAATGAAAACTGTGCCCTCCCAGATAAATCTGAAAGTGTGTCTGCTGTATCTTTCCCACCATCCTATGACAGTGTCACTAGAGGCCTTAGTGATCAAGTCAACATGAGCACATCCAGCTCAATGCAGAATGAAGATGAAGCTACCAGTAAGAAAGCAACTGCCCCTGGGCCCTAGTGAGGACACTCTAGCATGGACATAACCAGTTCTGATGTGACCTTCTGCTCTGTGATAACTCTTTCCCACTACAGGTGGCACCCAGCTACCCCCTCATCAATGCATGCCACCGGTCAGTGTCAGAACCGGGAAGAGAACACAATTGGCGCCCACCTTTGCAGAAGCCTTCATATGCCCACAGGAGTCAGAAGCCTAGAGCATCTCCACTGTGACTACCCTTTTGAATTTCAATGTCAGATGATGTATTCTCTTACTTTCCAGAAAATGTCCCTGGTCCTCTTATTTTCATTGTGACCAGAGCTTACATCTACTGTGACAAACTTCTCAGGACCAGAACTTCCAAAGATCTATGGCAAGGATGTTGCTGAAGGTCCAAGGTAGTCCTCTGTGAAACACCACATAGGGATTGGCAATCTTATTTAGGATTCTGCATGACTGCATGTTGAGAGTTGCCAGACAATTGTTCCTACCCAGGGTAACATCTCTGGTCTATGTCACGAAAGGCCTTTGAGatatcaattaaaattaatatttttaaaggtatatcAAGGCCAATGTTATATCTTaaagcatcattttaaaaaattgtatgatACTGACATTTGTCATAAATCACTTCTTCACTTTCAGGTTTCCTGATATTATTTTGCAGTTTGAGCTTGAGTCTGGATGGGGCAGGAAGTAGCACTGTCCTGAAAGTTTGTTCTAATGCTAAGTACTCCACCAACTGCCATGCCACCTGCACCACACTCTTtcccctctgaacctcagtttcccctcttgtAATATTGGTGGGAGGCAGGAGACAAAATGGACACTCTCTATAGCCCTTGCATTTCCTGTTATAGAACTCAGCCGCGCTCTGTTCCAATTTAGACGAGGAAAACACTCTCTCCTGAAGCTGCCAATGGTCAGACTTTCCTGCTGTGTGGCTAAAGAGGCAGCTTTTGGATACATTCCAGAACCAGTTTCACATCTCATAAGCAGACCTTAAGAAGGAAAGTTTTCACATTTCCCTTGGGCCAAGTTTCCATTATTAGTataatcaaaagaaaagggacattttgaaaaagatgaaCTGAGAGATAAAAGGTATGgtcaatattttcttaaattcatccTACAAATGTGATTAAGTAACTATTCTATGACAGGCATGCTCTAAATACAAGCGATAATGGGAACTAAGCCCCAAACAACTCATTGGACTTAAGCAGTGAGTGAAGAAAGGGTTGTCAGAAGATAATATTCAGCCCAAAGAATGTGGCGGATCTTAAGATGAAGGAGAGCAAAGAGTTCATGTGACAACATAGGGTATAAAGGATCTTAATGACAGCCATGATCTTCTACTAGCCCTTGGGACATTTCCTGCCACAATAACAAGGAACAGGTAAATTtgctgatatatatatttaatcaagTCTTAAGACTTCCCATTTATACAATTACGAAGCCTAGAGACTAGTCTGCCATACATGCCTCATGGATACAGATTTTCTGAAACCTTGATCTCCTTTCTCTGTCACTGTTGGCCCATCAGAGGCCAAAGTGGCTTTCAAGATGCTTGTTGGGGGGTTTGTCAGCACCCACAGATGGAGGTTAACATGGTGATGATGGAATAACTGAGGGCATGGGCTATCCCAGGACAAATCAGATGTTCTCTGGATGCGTGATTTGTATCTTAAGGATGAGTTCAACAAAATGGCTCTTCCTCCCTGGTTTCTCTGAACCAGGCAGCACAGATGTTGATGGTGCCACTTCTTCAACATCTAAATCCCATGAATTTAATTAAATGCCATCTAAGACAGCTGGATGGACAGAGAACTTGGGGAATGGCTTGTTTTTATATGTTATGTGGAAGAACGAAATGTACCCAATCATCAGACTAGTTTTGTTAAGTAGATGATATTATTCTCAAAGATATTCCTGATCCATTTTTTGCCCCAGGTTGTGACTTGAGTTGTTCCCCCCGCCACCCCtgaaaaagatatgttgaagttctaagcCATGGTACCtgcaaatgtgaccttatttggaaatagagtctttgtaGATGCAATAATAGTGGATTtaagtgggccctaatccagtgaTGAATATCTCTAAAACGTGAGGGAAATTTGAACATAGACACACAGagaggagaatgccatgtgaaaacacacacacacacacacacacacacacacacacacacacacagagaagctttgtgaagacagaggcagaaattagAGTGATGTggctgcaagccaaggaatgccaagtaCTGCTGGAAACCaccaaaaactagaaaaggaCAAAGGATTCTTCTCTAGAACCTTCAGAGACAGCATAGACCCGTCAAtattctggcctccagaactgggagagaatacatgcctgttattttaagccacctagtttgtggtgctttgttacagcagccctagcaaactaacacacCCCACCTTTTTTCTATACAGATGCATTTCCCAAATTATTATGGGAACCACTGGAAAAGTAATTCAATATACACAGCTTGCATTGCACAGAGTTTTCAGAAATCTATTCACTAAAAACACAAGCTTACTGATTAGAACCATATCTCGCCAGGAGTGGCCGCACGGCTCCCCAGGTTCCCAGGCCGGCGGCTATTTAAGCGCGGCCCACCGTGTCAGCTGTGTGGCAGCCTGGAGGCTCGGCACCCGGGAGTCATGCTCGCTTCGCGGAGGCGCTAGCTGGCTGGGGACCTGAGTCTAGAAGCAAGACTTCTTCCATCTACTGCTTGTCAAATGGTAGACTGGACATTCGGAAAGCCTGTAATGAGGGGTTTGCTCTTTAGACCTtgggagaaagaaataatacctTGCAGAAAAGTACAATATTAGGCTCCAAAGATGGCCAACGAACTCTTTTACCCAGATTATTTTAAGTTGAACTGGAGGGGACGTGGGGAGGCTTCAGGAAGAGGTCTTACCTACTGTCTTCAGGGACAGATAGGTATCTGTAGCAGGTTATGTTCATCTGAGACTTCGGGGATTGCCTGGTGTCACTAAGCGTCTGCTGGTGCTGGAGGTGGCTGTCTGCCTTCTTGCCGTGTCTAACGAAGTAGAAACAAGCACAACTAATGGTCAGCCTGACCAACAGGCTGCACCAAAAGCACCAtcgaagaaggaaaaaaaaggctctgAAAAGACAGATGAGTATCCTTTGGCCAGATTCAAAGGTGATGGTGTAAAATACAAGGCCAAGCTGATTGGCATTGATGATGTGCCCGATGCAAGAGGAGATAAAATGAGCCAAGATTCTATGATGAAACTAAAGGGAATGGCGGCAGCTGGTTGGTCTCAAGGACAACACAAACAAAGGATCTGGGTCAACATTTCCCTTTCTGGGATAAAAATAATTGATGAGAACAACTGGGGTAATAGAGCATGAACACCcagtaaataaaatttcttttgttgCCCGTGATGTGACAGACAACCAGGCGTTTGGTTATGTGCGTGGAGGAGAAGGCCAGCATCAGTTTTTTTGTCATAAAAACAGGACAACAGGCTGAGCCATTAGTTGTTGATCTTAAAGACCTCTTTCAAGTTATCTacaatgtaaagaaaaaggaagaagaaaagaaaaagatggaagaagcCAACAAGGCACTAGAGAACAGGAGTGAGACCCTACTGACCCTTGATGACCAAGCTAACAAACTAAAATTGGGTGTTGACCAGATGGATTTTTTGGGGGACATGTCTACACCTCCTGACCTAAATAGTCCAGCAGAAAACAAAGATATCCTGTTAGTGGATCTAAACTCTGAAATCGACACCAAGCAGAATTCTTTAAGAGAAAATCCATTCTTAACAAATGGCATTACCTCCTGCTCTCTTCCTCGACCAAAGCCTCAGGCAGCTTTCTTGCCTGAAAATGCCTTTTCTGCCAATCTCAACTTCTTTCCCACCCCTAATCCTGATCCTTTCCATGAGGATCCTTTTGCACAGCCAGACCAATCGACACCCTCTTCGTTTGATTCTCTCAAATCTTCAgatcagaagaaagagaatttgaGTAGTTTGTCTACTCCACTGAGTAACAGGCCCCTGAATGGGGATGTTAACTACTTTGGTCAGCAGTTTGACCAAATCTCTAACCTGACTGGCAAACAGGAAGCTCAGGCAGGCCTGTGGCCCTTTTCAAGTACACAAACACAGCCAGCAGTGAGAACTCAAAATGGGGTATCTGAAAGAGAACAGAACGGCTTCCATGTCAAATCCTCCCTGAAGCCTTTTGTGGGAAGCCCTCCCAAAGGACTGTCCATACCGAATGGCATAAAGCAGGACTTGGAAAGCTCTGTCCAGTCCTCACCACATGACCCTATAGCCATTATCCCACTTCCACAAAGTACCAAACCAGGACGAGGCAGAAGGACTGCTAAGTCTCCAGCAAAAGACTTGCTTGCATCAGACATCTTTACCCCTCCCATCTCAGAACTTCCCAGCCAGACATCACCTACAGGACAATCTGCAACCCGACAGACCAACCCTCTGgatctctttaaaagaaatgcttCTACCCCAGTGGGACCCCTTGCAGGTTAAGGTGGTATACCAGTtagcaacccccccaccccccgccccaggcaggACCATGGAATCCAACATCTTTAGTCTTCAATCAGTCCGTGTCAGTGGTACCAGGAGCCACGATGAGTGGTCAGCCTTCAGGATTCAGTCAGCCAGTTGTTTTTACCAAAAGCCCCGCTGTTCCAAGTTGGAAGTAGCCTTCATCTTTGCAGCTTTAACTCCCCCTCCAGGCCCTGTTGTTTGGGGCCCATCAGCCTCTGTGGCACCCAATACTTGGTCATCAACAAGCCCTTTGGGGAACCCTTTCCAGAGCAATATTTTTCCAACTTCTACTATGTCTGCCCAGTCCCCTCCtatgctctcctctctcctggtCACTCCTCCTCAACCACCTCCCAGAACTGGCCCTCCAAAGGACACCTCCAGTGATGCCTTCACTGCCTTGGACCCACTTGGGGATAAAGAagccaaagaagtgaaagaaatgtTTAAGGACTTTCAACTTCGGCAGCCACCTGCTGTGCCTGCAAGGAAGGGAGAGCAGACTTCCTCCGGGACTTCAAGTGCCTTCTCCAGTTATTTTAAGAGCAAAGTTGGCAATTCCTCAGAAGAATGCAGACCATGATGACTTTGATGCTAATCAACTGTTGAAAAAGaccaatgaggggcgcctgggtggcgcagtcggttaagcgtccgacttcagccaggtcacgatctcgcagtccgtgagttcgagccccgcgtcgggctctgggctgatggctcagagcctgaagcctgtttctgattctgtgtctccctctctctctgcccctcccccgttcatgctctgtctctctctgtcccaaaaataaataaacgttgaaaaaaaaaaaattaaaaaaaaaaaaaaaaaaaaaaaaaaagaaaaagaccaatgaACCACCAAAGCCAGTTCCCAGACAGGATTCCCTGCCAGTTACCAAATCTGCTGACAATGCATTTGAGAACCCTTTCTCTAAAGATTCTTTCAGTTCATCGCAAACCTCTATGGCTTCTCAACCCACATCTCCTGATGTATATAGGGATCCTTTTGGAAATCCTTTTGCCTAACTTCTGAACTTGATATGCTGACTCTCCAGAGGAACAAAAATTTTGGCCTTTTTGCTAATAGCCAGACACCTTGACCTCTGTTCTTGTTCCAGCTTTGACATATTAGCTGTTGCTTTATTTCTTGCTGTCTCTTCCACTTGTAAAATATCTTTCACTTTCTGTTTAGATTAAAGCTAAACTGAATCTAtggctttaaataaataaagactctaaattctcttaaaaaaaaaaaacccacaagctTAGTCCTTGAAAATTTCACTAGATCTACTTGAAAGTTCAGCCGGTGGTCCAATTACAAGGTTAAGCGAATCTTAGAGGTCCAGGGCAGATGGAAAATCAGAGCTGAAGGGAAACAAGAAACAGAACAGCAGTGTTGGCTGTATAAATATCTGAAACCTTAAAATATGCCTCCACTATAAACACTACCTTGACTTTTTAATCCATTAAACTGTGTAACACAGAGACATACGTGGCCAAGAACATTCAAGAACATCCAGCCAACACAGATGAGAAGATGTAAGCAGAGCCTTGGTGTGCTAGAGCGTTTGCCTTAAGACAAAGGTGAAGTCACTTTCCCAAGCACTGGGGATTTAAAATTAGTAAGACACATCCTCAGCCTGGAGCTGAACACAGGCTGaggtttaataaaaaataaaaaataaagcaatcccAAGATTTCCAACAGTGACAGGCTAGTAAAagtttgtattattattaaactTTGCTAAGTTAAGAATTCATGAATTAATTACTAGGATTGCCACTAGCAGAATAGAAACAAAGCATATTCCAAATGAGGATGGGGGATATAAGCTAATAAATAATTAGACAATCAAAAAAGTAAGATAGGGAGGAAGATAtaagagaaatagagaacaaGAGGAACAAGTAGAAAAGACAGAGTAATGTagtatatttgaaaacaaatatacCAACAGttgtattaaatgtaaatggactatgTGCTCCAAAAAATCAGCAAAGATTGtaacacagaatttttaaatgccaataaACAATGTTTATAGAAAGACAAAACTAAAGCCTAAggttatcaaaaagataaaaataaaaagagggaaaagatatACCATGGAACTATTAATCAAGTAGCTGCAAAGTTCATGGTTTTTTCCAAGTATTTAGGGAACATTTGCAGAAATAGTCATTATAACTAGacataggggtacctgggtggctcagtcagttaagcacccgacttcagctcaggtcatgatctcacagttcgtgagttagagccccccataaggctctgtgctgacagctcagagcctggagcctgctttggattctgtctctctctctctctctctgcctcccccccactcatgctctctctctccctcaaaaataaataaacattttttaaaaattaaaaaaataactacacatagaataatattttgaaagttttcaagACACTAGAAGTATATAATGTGTTTTCTGACCACACTTTGATTTAGCTgagaatcaaaaacaaaaggaaacagaccAAAGCATATGTGGATATTTAATATATGACAAAGATGACATAACATAGCAGTGAGAAAAAGATGACCTTCCTACAAATGGCATTAGGACAATTGTATTTTCATGAGACATGAAACAAAATTGGACCCCAACCtaagactgtatttttttaatgttttttttttaatttatttttgagagagagagacagagtgcaagctagggaggagcagaaagagaggacacagaatccaaagcaggctccaggctctgagctgtaagcacaaagcccgaagggggcttgaactcacaaacagcaagatcgtgacctgaaccaaagtcagacattcaactgactgagccactcaggtgcccctaagactgtatttaaaaatcaatttcaggTATACCCAAATGTGAAAGGCAaatctataaaacttttagaagataatgaaaatatctaCATGACCATGGAATAAAGAAAAGACTGATATgtttgactacattaaaattttggACACCAGGTCAATAGATATTAACAAAGTGAGaaggctggggcacctgactggcttagtgggaagagcatgcagctcttaatctcagggtcaagagttcaagccccacattgggtgtaaggattacttaaataaataaaaaacttttttaaaaagag contains these protein-coding regions:
- the LOC122492144 gene encoding disabled homolog 2-like, producing the protein MCVEEKASISFFVIKTGQQAEPLVVDLKDLFQVIYNVKKKEEEKKKMEEANKALENRSETLLTLDDQANKLKLGVDQMDFLGDMSTPPDLNSPAENKDILLVDLNSEIDTKQNSLRENPFLTNGITSCSLPRPKPQAAFLPENAFSANLNFFPTPNPDPFHEDPFAQPDQSTPSSFDSLKSSDQKKENLSSLSTPLSNRPLNGDVNYFGQQFDQISNLTGKQEAQAGLWPFSSTQTQPAVRTQNGVSEREQNGFHVKSSLKPFVGSPPKGLSIPNGIKQDLESSVQSSPHDPIAIIPLPQSTKPGRGRRTAKSPAKDLLASDIFTPPISELPSQTSPTGQSATRQTNPLDLFKRNASTPVGPLAG